Part of the Nostoc sp. ATCC 53789 genome, CCTCAGATAGATGACAAATGGGGTTATCTCGCCGGAACAGACGAAACCCGCCGTCAGCAATTAGCAGCAGCATGGCAAGATCCCGATTGTCGCGGTATTCTCTGTTCTAGAGGCGGTTTTGGCAGCACTCGCATTTTAGAAGATTGGAATTGGCAAGCAAACTCAACCCTTCCCAAGTGGCTTATAGGCTTTTCTGATATCACAGCTTTATTATGGAGCCTTTATATAGCAGGAATTTCCGGCGTTCATGCTCCCGTACTGACAACTTTGGCAGATGAGCCAGATTGGTCAGTTGAGAGATTATTCGATTCGGTAGAAGGTCGTCCTCTCGCACCTCTCAAAGGTTGCGGATGGGGTGGCGGCGTGGTGACTGGTACTTTGCTACCAGGTAATCTCACTGTTGCCACTAATCTTTTAGCTACACCAATCCTGCCACATCTGGATGGTGTAATACTGGCGTTAGAAGATGTCACAGAAGCACCTTATCGCATCGATAGAATGCTGACACAATGGCGTTTGAGTGGTGTTTTATCTCAAGTCTGCGGTATTGCTTTAGGCGGTTTTACTCGTTGTGAAGCGCCGCCAACTGTTTCTAGCTTTAGTGTAGAAGAAGTATTGCGCGATCGCTTGGGTGATTTAGGTATTCCGATTGTCTCTGACTTACCTTTTGGTCACGATAGTCCCAATGCAGCTTTACCAGTGGGTGTAGAGGTAACTTTAGATGCGGATGCGGGAATATTAGCGATGCCTACGGCAGCAAGCTACGCGCCAT contains:
- a CDS encoding LD-carboxypeptidase, producing the protein MPSKILPPPLKPGDLLRVIAPSGALRELEAFERGIEIWRSRGYRLEISPQIDDKWGYLAGTDETRRQQLAAAWQDPDCRGILCSRGGFGSTRILEDWNWQANSTLPKWLIGFSDITALLWSLYIAGISGVHAPVLTTLADEPDWSVERLFDSVEGRPLAPLKGCGWGGGVVTGTLLPGNLTVATNLLATPILPHLDGVILALEDVTEAPYRIDRMLTQWRLSGVLSQVCGIALGGFTRCEAPPTVSSFSVEEVLRDRLGDLGIPIVSDLPFGHDSPNAALPVGVEVTLDADAGILAMPTAASYAP